CTTCTTCTTCGATCTGCCGTCGTTTAGCGAGATGCTGCAGGCGTGGACCCGCAGCGGCGCGCTGCAGGAGCAGGTGGCGAACAAAATGCAGGAGTGGTTCGAATCCGGTCTGCAACAGTGGGATATCTCCCGCGATGCGCCCTACTTCGGCTTTGAAATTCCGGGCGCACCGGGCAAATATTTCTACGTCTGGCTGGATGCGCCGATTGGCTACATGGGTTCGTTCAAAAACCTCTGCGACAAGCGCGACGATCTCAACTTTGATGACTGGTGGAAAAAAGATTCCGACGCCGAGCTCTATCACTTTATCGGTAAAGATATCGTCTATTTCCACAGCCTCTTCTGGCCGGCGATGCTGGAAGGCAGCGGTTTCCGCAAGCCAACCAACCTGTTCGTGCACGGCTATGTAACGGTTAACGGCGCGAAGATGTCCAAATCGCGCGGTACCTTTATTAAAGCCAGCACCTGGCTGAACCATTTCGATGCCGACAGCCTGCGCTACTACTACACCGCCAAGCTCTCGTCGCGCATTGATGATATCGACCTCAACCTGGAAGATTTCGTCCAGCGCGTGAATGCCGATATTGTTAACAAAGTGGTGAACCTGGCCTCGCGTAACGCGGGCTTTATCGCCAAACGCTTCGACGGCGTGCTGGCATCAGAGCTGGCCGATCCGGCGCTGTATAAAACCTTTACCGACGCCGCCGCCGCAATTGGCAGCGCGTGGGAGAGCCGCGAGTTTGGTAAAGCGGTGCGTGAAATCATGGCGCTGGCCGACGTAGCGAACCGCTATGTTGATGAGCAGGCGCCGTGGGTTGTCGCGAAACAGGAAGGCCGCGATGCCGATTTGCAGGCCATCTGCTCGATGGGTATCAACCTGTTCCGCGTGCTGATGACATGGCTGAAACCGGTTCTGCCGTCGCTGGCCGCGCGCACCGAAGCGTTCCTCAACACCACGCTGACGTGGGATGCGATTAACGAACCGCTGCTCGGCCATAAAGTGAATCCGTTTAAAGCGCTCTATAACCGCATCGAGATGAAACAGGTGGAAGCACTGGTTGAGGCGTCGAAAGAGGAAGTCAAAGCCGCTGCTGCGCCGGTAACGGGCGAGCTGGCTGACAACCCGATTCAGGAGACCATCACTTTTGACGATTTCGCCAAAGTTGATATGCGCGTGGCGCTGATTGAGAACGCCGAGTTTGTCGAAGGCTCAGATAAGCTGCTGCGCCTGACGCTCGATCTCGACGGTGAGAAGCGCAATGTCTTCTCCGGCATTCGTTCCGCCTACCCGGATCCGAGCGCGCTGATTGGCCGCCTGACGGTGATGGTGGCTAACCTCGCGCCGCGCAAAATGCGCTTTGGCATCTCCGAAGGGATGGTGATGGCAGCGGGTCCTGGCGGCAGCGATATCTTCCTGCTCAGCCCGGATAGCGGTGCAAAAGCGGGCCAACAAGTTAAATAAAAAAATAAGGCGCTGAATTCAGCGCCTTTTTCTATACTGTTATACGCAGTCTTACAAAACATTACCTCACATGGAAAATAGGGGATTATCGTGAAATTCAGCAAAATCATT
This Kosakonia cowanii JCM 10956 = DSM 18146 DNA region includes the following protein-coding sequences:
- the metG gene encoding methionine--tRNA ligase — encoded protein: MTQVAKKILVTCALPYANGSIHLGHMLEHIQADVWVRYQRMRGHQVNFICADDAHGTPIMLKAQQLGITPEQMIGEMSQEHQTDFAGFDISYDNYHSTHSDENRELAELIYTRLKENGFIKNRTISQLYDPEKGMFLPDRFVKGTCPKCKAADQYGDNCEVCGATYSPTELIEPKSVVSGATPVMRDSEHFFFDLPSFSEMLQAWTRSGALQEQVANKMQEWFESGLQQWDISRDAPYFGFEIPGAPGKYFYVWLDAPIGYMGSFKNLCDKRDDLNFDDWWKKDSDAELYHFIGKDIVYFHSLFWPAMLEGSGFRKPTNLFVHGYVTVNGAKMSKSRGTFIKASTWLNHFDADSLRYYYTAKLSSRIDDIDLNLEDFVQRVNADIVNKVVNLASRNAGFIAKRFDGVLASELADPALYKTFTDAAAAIGSAWESREFGKAVREIMALADVANRYVDEQAPWVVAKQEGRDADLQAICSMGINLFRVLMTWLKPVLPSLAARTEAFLNTTLTWDAINEPLLGHKVNPFKALYNRIEMKQVEALVEASKEEVKAAAAPVTGELADNPIQETITFDDFAKVDMRVALIENAEFVEGSDKLLRLTLDLDGEKRNVFSGIRSAYPDPSALIGRLTVMVANLAPRKMRFGISEGMVMAAGPGGSDIFLLSPDSGAKAGQQVK